GTGATAGGCACGCGCCCAATTCAGAGGATTCCGAAAGACGAACTGGCTTTCCGGGCCCCAAAGGCAGCCGGAGAGGCAGGCACTTAGCTAGCAGTATCGGGGCGGAAACGGAAGTGGCGAGAAAGGAAGTAGAGAGCGAGAGCGTTGTAACAAAGCGAGGATGAGGGGGGCGCTTATAGGAAAGGGAGGGGGCAGGCAGATCAGACAAGCTGGGAAACTCCGCGTCACAAAGTGACTAGTGAAAGGAGCCACTGTTCAGGTGCTTAcggatggcggcgccatctgcaaGCGGCAAATAAGAACTGTCGCTACATGTCGCCATTATCTTCTGAAAAGcgtctttttttatttatctctTAATTTATCTCTGGGACTGACATGTCTATGAATCTCTTTTAATGCATGTTTTCATTCGTTTTGTTGTCATGCGGTTGTGCGTTTATCAACAGTCTAAATTCTTGCATCTAGAACACAGTTTACGCTATTGACCATGGGTGTCGCAACAATCCGTAAACACCCGACTTTCGGCCAACTCAGACCGTCATTTCTTGATACATGCACCCTACTTACGTAAAGTTGCGCAAGTGGTGAGATTGAAGGGGCAGGTGCGTCCGACAACCCTATTCGAAAGGCATCAGAAGAGGGGCGAAATAAAGGTGAAAGAGGGAGGGGCGTGGttatgagaaaaggaaaggcgtagTAACTGCGTCGCACcaaatggacacctgaaccccgccgtcaGGCACGGgataaaggaagggatgaaagagggcGGAGCCCTGCCGTCAGATGCACCTCATCGGCCAAAATAAATTCCAGGCAACAGGTCAGGGAAAGAAGGTTACAAAGAGCGGCGGTAGGCAGACACACGATGAGAGGACACATCACCACAGAACTCGCCAGGACTGAACAAAACAATGCGTAAAGCACGCCGAGCAGCAAAATAGAAACAGGAAAGGAGGCGaaagagaagaaggaagaaagagagagagagaaaggcgtgACCGAAAGGTCGTGAGCAGCCACAGGCGAGCATAAAGGGATGCTACGTCGCCAGCCGCTTGGAACGGAACCTTACGTTTCGCCGACGTCCGGGCTAGAATTCGGCGGCGGGGGTAGACGCTGAGCGGTCCAGACAGCACAAGGGAAGCTCTAAATTATTCCGCCAACAAAAGTTCGGCCCGCCGGCCAAGAAGCCCGCTCCAGAGAAGAGGCCGACAGGGTAGAggcggaaagagagagagagacagtatATAGAAAAGGATCGCGACACCTTTGCATTGAATGTATAAGCAGAAACCAAGGGTCCAAGACACGAATGTAGCAGAGCGCCCCTTGAATACCGGTACTCCCAGTTAAGCCATTCAGGAAGAAAAAGTGGGGGACGAGGGGGTGACGAGGAAAGGAGGCGGCTAATACGGCGataaagaaagcaagcaagcgcGTAGGGGGAGAGAAGGTTGCTGCCGCCTGCGTGTGAAAGGGAAAGTGAAAGCGGGAGTATAAACGTAGTCGCAGACATCGCACGACCTGCACGCAGACTTTTTTTCGGCAAGGACGACGCGGCGACGTTGGCAAGGGACGCCACCGGGCCGCGACACATCGGCACAGGAGAGAATTATGAACGTCGCACTGGCcacagcgttcgtcgtcgcctcGTTATTCGCAggtttgtttttgtgtttgtgttCGTTTTTTTATAAAGCTAATTTCACTGCTTTGTGACGTTCCGAACTTGATGGATTAAATGGCAACTGCATGGGTTTTAGAACCGAGCTTAAAGGggttgttaaagatccccaggtgggcaaAATCATtgcagagccctccattacgacaCTTCTCTCATTGTGTTTCTTCTTTCGCCCCAACatcctccctttccttacgacgcggttgaggtgtccaccgagaagtgagacagtagccgcgtttacatgaatacggcagtggcgcatcgtattTCCTAGGGGATCTCGCGGACGCGACACGCCAACGTTTACATGTACCACATCAAGTCAGGCGGAACGGTGGCACCTCGCCCAGTACACATGACAGAGGGTGCCTGCCGCTCCCATTTTGAGCATGGTAAAGCATGCGGAAGCATGCGAAAtcgttttgcgctagcatttgaaatggtgacgtaatcgtcgaCTAAAGATGCgccggcgttcaggcttctctacactgcacagcgacaggcagaggccgcagtgatgacgtcacgtatgGCGGCGCTTACTTTCCAGCGAAGACGCGGTTGTCTCAAGGAGGAAAGCGAATTCCgtcgaaggtgaagctcacgaaacattgtttggcggcatcggatGACGCAGGGCAGCATGCAGACGAAGGCAGCAGAAATCTGAAATTTCCGCAACAACGATGTCACCACGAGTTTCCCCGCAGTCCTTTACCGCAGTGAGGAGAAGCATGCACATCGTCGCGATTTTAATCTGTGATTACGTAGCCATTTCAAATGATAGCGCAATCTACTTTGCAGGCTTTAGCAAGAGGCTTCATAGATTCGAATTCTTGGATAACCTCGAATTCTGAAAAAAAcatttcaccttccctttaaaTCTGGTGGAAAACAGAAAGAACGTTTCAACCTACCGTACGCTAACGTTTTTCTTAGCCTCTTAGATTCTCTTCCCAGTTAGTCCGACATGTTTTGGGGAAACTCGCAAGATGCTGTAAATCTCTCAAGGAAATAAACATTCATACCTTAGAACCAAGTGCAAGGTATGCCTGCAAATAAAAGCAAAACGCAAACAGCTTTCTTACTCACCGATGTTGAGCAACGTAAACCGCGAGCAAAAAGAATATtagccctttttttttccttttaaaaagcagtgcagctttcttttgtgGCCTTACGACAACGCTCCGGTGGGTGTTAATGAGCTGCTATTCCATATAAGTCAGTTTCACCTAGGTACAACTGTTAACAATAGTGGTCAGTTAATTAGCCATAATAATTGTCCGCAACAGAGTATTTAACACGGTGCGCCTCGCGAAGCCAGCTGTTCAAAAACGGTGGGCTCTTTTCTCTTGCGTTCCCGATAGCCCCATGACGCTTCCGGACGTCAGCGTATTTTTCACGCGCTAGCGTTAAGCTCCCGTTCAGCGGAGCAACCACAGTAGTTGTTAGGGCTGGCGTGTCCAGAAAATCCACGACTGGTAGACATtggtcgtgacgtcacacgttgagCTGTGGAATGGAAATTTATTTTAAATTGTGGTCATGTATTCGTAGCGTGAACATTTCTCAATACGACATGTAAGAATACAAAGTAAGTTAATTACGCTGAAAAGAAAACTGGGATAatgccgcggtggatcagtggttagggcgctcggctactgatccggagttcccggtttcgcacccgaccgcggcggctgcgtttttatggaggaaaaacgctaaggcgcccgtgtgctgtgcgatgtcagtgcacgttaaagatccccaggtggtcgaaattattcctgtgccctccactacggcacctctttcttcctttcttctttcgcttcctcctttaccccttcccttacggcgcggttcaggtgtccaacgatatatgagacagatactgcgccatttcctttccccaaaaaaacccatTTAAATTTAATATAAACCAGTTGGGAATAAAACCCATGACCCTTGAGTTGCGACTAAGACACGCTACCCCGAGGCCATTGAGGCACGTTTGGCTGACTTGGTTTAAGGGAGACCTCATGTACCTTGTGGTGTATCACGTGGTCTAGTATGCCTACTGATGGATGCTaatgctttggtttggttttatggggtttaacagcacaaagcgactcaggctaagaggtaCGCACTAGTGGACaactggataatttcgaccacctgtggttctttaatgtgcacaaatatcgcacagcacacgggcgcctttgcgtttcgcctccatcgaaacgcggccgccacggtcgggttcgaacccgcgtccttcgtaTGTATGCTAGTGAGTGCGTGCAATTAGAAAGAGGTACTAATTAAGGAAGAAAGTAGGAAATAACTATAAGCGCTATAACttcatacgcttaaggcggagcttaagcgtcttcGCGATATTTCTCTGGCTAGTTCCACCAGTTGTCTCGAAGGTACAACGGGACACTGAAACCATGGTAGCGCCACGTCTCTTCGTGGAAAACGGCACTAACCTGCAAAATGCAGTCTGAACTGGCCTGCCTGTTTTATCCCAGCATTCTTTAGAACCACGTTCCTCAAATGCTAAGATGCTGTCACTTTCTCGAGCAGACATTCTGAACACGTTTCCACGAGCGGCAAGAAAGCGAATAACAGCAAAAAGCAGACAGCGAAAGAATTCGAGCATCCCTGCTCGGAAGACGGCTGTGAGTGGTATTCCTTGTCCCGGGAACCTCTGCCGTGCAGATGTCATCCAAAATCCCTTCCCAAAAAATGGCCCATTCATGTACCGACGCAGGCTGTCGCAGTACTTAAAAGGCGCTTGAGTTGAATTCCTCTACACAGCGCGCATCGTTGAAAAACCTTGCCTATACATAAAGATTTAATCCTTCCTTTTATGCTTTACGGTAGGTCTTAGTGCCACGAGCACCTCGAATCCATTTATAAGATTTTCTTTTATCACAAGACATCCCTTAAATCTTGGTGTCAACCTTCGAGTTTATTTCAATCGATTTGTCCCTGTTGGTGTCGCGTCTACACCGGCATTTGATGTTTGCCCACAACGCTACGTGTTATATACGAGTATGAGCGGTACACGGTTAACTTCATTTCGCGCGTGTTAGTAGCAGAGCTAGCAGAAGATTTTGTAGAAAGCTTCGAAAGCACTCTCcacggagccccccccccccccccccacgcccctACAGCGCATGCGCATCGCGGCTTGTACAGACGCACTTCAACACCCTGCCACGTCAACGATTGTAGGAAAGCAAGCCTAGCGGTACTGAATCATAGTGCACTGAACGTTGCAGTGACCCACAGCACACACCATGACGAAGTGAACTGCGTTAAAATCCCGCTTATAAGCAACACCAACGGAGCGGGTCCGACAAATAAACTATGGGTGGTTATGCTTTGTTTCGATGGGTGTCATATAGGCGTTAAACTACTGCAACGAAAGGCGATATCTAACGCCGCAGCAATTAGAAGAACGGAGcctagttagttagttagttagttatattgattttaatggcgcaaaagcaactgaggctatgatgcgccaaacacacagAAGAACGGAGCCATCAAATAAGAGCCCCCTGAACGTCTGAATCATCCGagacacagagaaaaaaaaattatccgaaAACAGTAAAGGGAAACTTCATACCTCGCAGACACGTAaacaaaaaattcagggggcactttgttaacctaaagtgcggtaaagcgaaagcctttagcgcggtgctgctgcttgtgtcactgatctGCGGtgaagatgttaagtacacatttgtttgtgaatcttaaatgctggagacattggagggcgtttgggaggcatccatctgatcagacgcctttctgcaaacactctccagcgtcctagacaagaactacacatgcgttggcaggaagtagcgtagttgttagcacgctcagctgcggaacggaagaatggtggttcgaatcccatcgtgcataaagatttttttttctaatcgagttgaagagtgtcacgaACGGACAGACgaacggacaccgcgagtatgagccattaaaggctatcgccttaaaagaaAATACGCTCTAGAATCATCCCCGTTCTCGAGTGAACTCAGCGTGGACGTTCTAAGTGTCGTTCCTCACGTATGATTAAACCACGCGTGACGCTTTCAACTCCACGCCTTCAAGCGTCGCGAAACACAAGAACACTTACACGCGGGCATGAGGCTCCCACCCACAGGTTCAGAAGCCGTAACATATCCGCGGGTTTATGCATCATTTCCACCGGTAACGAGATATGATGATTTTTTTCTCGAATAATGTCTAAGCAGCCTACTTTTCTGCAAACAATGTTTCAAAAGTACTTCATCATGACAGAAAGAGCCATCTACCTGGCGTAAGGGTTAGTGCTGGTCGTCGTAGCCGTGGAGCTATTTACTCAGATTTTGCTGCCAGCTGAACCTTTGCATTCGAATTTACGTTTTTCCAAATACTACACGCTTTCTAACGTTACCAGCAGTCGCCACAGTTCCTAGTGGCACGGATTTCCTTGCGATATTTTTTTTGTCGCACTGAACTCCATTCAAGCTCCATTGTCCTTAATATTCCTCGGTTAGATGCGGGCTGTACTTGTGTAGAATTTAAGCTTGATAATCTTTATCTCAATTGTTCCCTTTGTTTCCGTTTGTTCCTGGGTCTATATTCAATATCCTCCGAGTTTAGTGCTTGGCAAGGTGTTCAAGCCTGAAAtatatagctttccttttttttcaagctCCTCATCCATCGCACAGTCTAATCATCACATCCCCCATCTCAACGCTCTCCTTCCTGTGATAAAAGCTATTTGTATTTACGCGGACGCCTTGAGGAAAAAATGAAGCAGCCATAGTTCGCCCACCACGATTATGCCAGCAAACGTGACATCTGTatgctaattggagagacatcgtagaggcctttgccctgcaatgggcgtagtcaggctgatgacgacgatgcTGATTATGGCTAAAATCGCGGACTGCACTACAGGCGTACGTGTCTGCATAATGAGATAGCCATTGGAAGCCtcatgcgagaaaaaaaatgtggtatCGGTCATCAAATtcacccgacctcggcggctgcgttttttacggaggaaaaacgctaaggcgcccgtgtgctgtgcgatgtcagtgcacgttaaagatccccaggtgatcgaaattattccggagccctccactacggcccctctctcttcctttcttctttcactccctcctttatctcttcccttacggcgcggttgaggtgtccaacgatatatgagacagatactgcgccacttcctccccccccccccctcaaaaaacaattattaattattcGGGAGGCAGGCTTACCGTTCAGAGTCAGCGGTGTTAGAGAAAACCTTCTGCACCTCTGGCAGTTGTCAATTTGACCCTGTTTTGGGAAATATGTCTATAAATACGTTTGATGTGAGGACCTGACATTCTTTTTACGCAAAATATATAAATACTGACGTATTACAAATTTTATATATTGCCGATTATTTTCCACCTCCGTTGAGTGCATGACGTGTAGTTATATTGAAATTAGCCATTATTGTACAGTTACTTATTCACTCTTTTCTTTGTGGCAGACACTTGATTTTGACTATAAACATCGTGTCATGAGAACAGTGTATACGTTAGGTACATATTTTTCTAGCTTGTGTATAAATCACGTAAAGGCACTTTTGTTTACGACAGCCATAAGTATTGTTTTTTCTTGAGTAGTAAAATCTTGATTCGCGTTCTTGTTTTCTTGGTCACTGATCCGCGTCCAAAGCATTACTGTTGCTTTACTGCGCACACGGTGGGCCTCGGCATATCGAATAACGTTTTGTTCCAGCCTCCGGACGTAAACCGAGGGTCCATAACAAAtttaaaacaacaacaataaaatgcaacaTACAATACCAGGGTATTTCGATGTTTTACTTCTGGCTATTAAACGTCCGCGAAACGCTGTGAGAAAGCATTGGTATGCCACCTTGAGTTTCCGTGCCATGGCACCGCGTCGACTGAACATCACTACTATTTGGCCAGAGATGAGAACTACTGAATAGATAAAGACCGCCTCAGAGATCATCGACACCTTGTTTCCTGTACAGCACGCACAAAATCAATACAAAAGGTATAATGACATCCAAAACTAAGCTTGTACTTGAGGAAGGCCTTTATTACAGTACCGCTCTTTTACGGCTTTAGCAACGAAGCAATCTTCAATCTGTGTGGACTTTCAGAGCTGAACTTGCCTCGCTCCAATCAACGCCGGCACCTCTCACGGTGGCTGTTTCCCCACTACACTGAACGGAAAGTTCCCGTAAAAGCTATCAAATGACCAGAACATAACTCCGTCCGGATAAACTATGCTGCGCATAAAACTCTTACAGGGAACCGACAAGCAATGCGAACCGTGCTCCTGTCTCCCGTGCAGGCAGCGAAGCCCAGGGCGGCATCAAGGGCCAGCAGCAGCTCGTATTCCCGCCCGGTGTGGGCGGAGGCACCAAGGGCGGCGGGTACTGGGAAGGCGGGAGCGCCGGCGGCGGAGGCTTCTTCGGCGGCGGCATGGGCACCGGCGGAGGGGCCTTCAAGGGCATGAAGGGCGGACAGATCAAGGGCGGGGTCCCGCCTTTCCAGGGACAACAGCAGCAGCCATGTAAGCCTGGTGGCGCCACCGCTCACACCCCTGCTGCCGTGCTTTATTCACTCTTCCTTTCGCGGTGACCTAGTGCGTCCTTCCTCCTTCTTTTGATGTGATAGGATTAGATACCCCATGCAGCCAAAATCCGTCGGCGGTCataaattcgcccattggctggaggaaaatGACATCATCAGACAGCATTCCCACTGgttggaggaaagtgacgtcaccagacaagcATTTTCATTGGTTGGAAGGAAGGGACGTCACCCGACCTAAGCATCTCCATTGGCTGgcgggaagtgacgtcacaagaccTAAGCATTCCCACCGACTggcgggaagtgacgtcaccagcccTAACCATTCCAATTGGCTAGAGGAAAGTGATGTCATCCTCATTGGATggcgggaagtgacgtcaccagatctaagcattcccattggctggcaggaagtgacgtcaccaggcctAACCATTTTCATTGGTTGGAAGGAAGGGACGTCACCAGACCtaagcattcccattggctggcgggaagtgacgtcacaagaccTAAGCATTCCCACCGACTggcgggaagtgacgtcaccagcccTAACCATTCCAATTGGCTAGAGGAAAGTGATGTCATCCTCATTGGATggcgggaagtgacgtcaccagatctaagcattcccattggctggcaggaagtgacgtcaccaggcctAACCATTTCCAGTGACTGgacgaaagtgacgtcaccagacctaagcattcccattggctggcgggaagtgacgtcaccagcccTAACCATTCCCACCGACTggcgggaagtgacgtcaccagcccTAACCATTCCAATTGGCTAGAGGAAAGTGATGTCATCCTCATTGGATggcgggaagtgacgtcaccagatctaagcattcccattggctggcaggaagtgacgtcaccaggcctAACCATTTCCAGTGACTGgacgaaagtgacgtcaccagacctaagcattcccattggctggcgggaagtgacgtcaccagatatAAGGCATTCCTACTGGCCGGAGAAAAGTGAAATCACCAGAACGGAGCATTCCCATTAGCTGCAGAGAAGTGACGTCCTCAGACGGGAGCATTTCCCATTTTTTGAAAGGAAGTGATGTCACTTCTGGTAAAGACATCAACGGctcttaatgctatcgcattgccgaGACATAACAGAATTTCTGTGCCTCCGAATCCTTTCCTTCTCACCCCTCCCTCTCCTCCACCGCAGCACGGCACCCAGCCAGACGTTCTCGTCGTTATCCCTTACCTACGCTTCCTCTTCGTTTTTAACATATGCGGCATACGCACTGTTAAACCAGCCACGCTCGTTGGTTAAACGGAGTGAACTCCACTGAATTTAGTTCGTAAGGTTCGAATACTAGGAAGAAGTTAGAACCCGATTCAGTGACTCGGTTATCGCGCACGCATATGACATCGATAATGAGGAAAAGGGATTCGCAATAGTTCCTAAACATATAGTTAAATGATAATCCAATGTTTAGTGAAAATCCATAAGCGCAGCCATATGCGTCTACACAGTAAAGCTGCACAGCTTTCACGAAAACTTCGTAATTGAAGAGAAATCCGTCCTGGTCCAGGGGTCGAACCTAGGACCAATGCCTATCCGGTGCAGTCACTATACGAACTAAGCTAATCAGGGCGGAGAGCAGATGGTAGGGCGAGGCCGCCCTGTTCATTGTTGATGGCGTTGTCAATCAGTAAGGCGTCGCCCTACCATCTGCTATCCGAACTGATCAGCTTATAGTTCGTATAGTGACTGCACCGGATAGGCGTttgtcccgggttcgatccccggaccagaacgaatttttcttcaactacgaagtttttgTGAAAGGTGCACAGCTATGTATGTAGGCGTATATGTATAAGGGTCATACATAAGCGTAAGGCGTAAGCGTGACCAGGAGAGAAACTGCCTGAATTGGCCTACGGCAGATTTAAAACATTCGGCGAGGGCCGTCATTGGTCGCAATAGACAACTTGCAAAATTCTGTAAGTCAGCTTAaccacaagaatttttttttttctgccagcaaAAAAAGCTCGTTGACAGATACATTTACGCATCCTGGACTGTCCACAAAAGGAattagcgcgacaaaaaaacgaCGCAGTCCGCTACATCGTATTCTTTTTCCAAAAAGAAAGGGCTTGCACTCTACAAAACTTTACGTTAACGAAAATTGTACACGCCTATTATATTTCAGTTGTTCAAACaacaaatttaaatttaaataaaaGTTTAAATCAAAGTAAATTTATATTTGTTTAAATTCGAAATTAAACATTGAAAACTCTTAAattcacaaaaaaaattgaaactccAAAGTTGAAACTACAAGCCTTGATGCAACCTTCCTTTCTGTCATGCCCCCACAAAAATACAGTAAGATTCTTCACAGGATGGCGTCCAGTAGACCTTCATTTATATCACGCTGACATTAAAGTGAAAGTTTGCGCTTGTGAGAACATCCCTTAGTATTTCGTCGACTTTGGCACGCGGACTTCCAAAGGAGCGACGCGCAGACAACCTCACTCTAAACaactatatgggagtaaaaaggaagcaagGGAGTAGTAAGGGAGTAAGCgcattcccttttataaaagggaatgcgctaaagaacagcttactcccttcgTGCTCCTTTCCGTTTAGAATGCTTGCTCACGCGCAAACTGCGCACGCCGAAACTGGAGCGGTTGCGCACCACACAGCGTATGTATTGacaactgttttatttttttctttcagtcccAGGGCCATTCCCCATGGGCCCGCCTCCACGTCCGCAACTTCAGCAAGGCCAGCAACCGTACTTCGGCTGAGACCAATCCGCGCTTCCCTGTTAGTAGTTCACAAATGAGCTTTGTAAAGGTTAGTATAAGAAATGAAtaaatacaaataaataaaacaaacaaactcACGCGCTAATCATTCAACACAAGAGGCGCTTCTTTATTTTTGACGACAAACTCCGTACGTTGTGTCATCGTTTTCTTATGGATTTTTACATGTGATATAATACACTACGCAGCCGCAATCTGGCAGCACTAAATAAAAACGGAGTGCAAAGTTATCGACGGGTGGCGTCTGTTTGGGGCGTCAAAATAACAATATggaagtaaaaagagagtaagttgtcctctaacTCACTCCCTTTTATCGGCAGGATATGCTGTCTTAGTGCCGGGGTACATTAAAGTCACTATATGTATGGAATGCTAACTCTTGGCAACGAAGGCATACTCCCAGTGCAAAGCACATTAACTTGATAGGGTCGGCAATCGGTGGAGATTAGCAAATAGAGGAGATCGATACCTCAGTTAAAAATGTTCGTAACTGATAAAACTTTGCCTAtattgaagagggaatttgttacAATCGTCAGTCTTAAGCATTCCGCATTTTATTGATGACAATGTATACCACACGACTTGGGCAGCACACCCTGCTCCTAAAGAGAGTGCGCTGGAAGAATTCTCACTCCATTTTTACTCCAATATAAGCTAATTAGTGTTGTTAATTAGAGTATGGGCTTCTAAGGCAACGCAGTGAAGgcactccggattaatttcgattaACCAAggaccgggatcaaacccgcgaccttggcatcagcagccgaacgcaaaaGCCACTCAGCTATCACTGCGGGTCGGACgcgtaataaaataaaaatgcagtctaTTCCATGTAGAGACAC
This region of Amblyomma americanum isolate KBUSLIRL-KWMA chromosome 5, ASM5285725v1, whole genome shotgun sequence genomic DNA includes:
- the LOC144135509 gene encoding uncharacterized protein LOC144135509, with the protein product MNVALATAFVVASLFAGSEAQGGIKGQQQLVFPPGVGGGTKGGGYWEGGSAGGGGFFGGGMGTGGGAFKGMKGGQIKGGVPPFQGQQQQPFPGPFPMGPPPRPQLQQGQQPYFG